CTTTTGTATTTGGCCATTTTTCTTACACTTCACTTAACTCACATGAGGCCCCCTATGGCCGAGGCCCTGGGCCGCAGCCGCTATAGCCCTTTGGGTTAATACGGCCCTGGGCATGGCTGGACTGGTTGACCAGCTCTCTTATGTCTTTTGACAGACTCACAGAGActcttaataataatataataataagtttattttatatagcgcctttatcaaacccaaggtcgcttaacATATAGAAGGAAAGCATattaacagacagacaaacaataacaaagcaaaacaataacaatacaacAAGACAAGCTATGTGTGGAGCTATGTATTGGGTGTAGAGGAGAAGTGATAATTAAACCAAAAGTTCCCAAAGAAGGGAAGAGATGGACAGTCACAAAGGGGTTGGGGGAGTTCTAGAGTTTaggggccaaggcactgaaggacctgccacccagggtggagagtctggtGCGGGGGATAGATAGGAGGCTCTTGAAGGCCAGGCTCAGTGTGGGCTCCTCAGATAGGCACCCTTTCCTGTAAATGGGACACAGGGACACATCCAGGTCCCGCCACTGCAGAAGGCACTCCTGACAGAAGCTGTGGCTGCATTTCAGTTGCCACAAGGTCTCTGAAGATGTCACAACATATTGGGCAAGCAAGGTTGGCCTTAGACACAAAAAATCGATCAGCTTGATAGTTTCTTGGTTTGATTGTGGCTGTCGGTaaaactgtgtcacagtttagATTTAATTTATACATAAACTAGCTCATTTTGTGAGTAACAGGCCCTGCCCATTTTTTGCCCACTGTCATTGAAATGTTAATACAGTTGTAGTACTTGTAGAAACAGAATAATCTGTTTGGATACGTCATCTCTAAATTAACTCCCAAGTGTTTATGCAAGATGAGATATTGCACAAGGTTGATTAATATGTACAAACACTTTTTCACTCCCTTCTCCCACTCAACGGCTTTGTAACAGGTTACACATAATTTAAAGTTATATACGGTGCAGTGTTTATTGAAAATGATTTGGATATTCATTTATGCTTCTAGTTTCATTAATGTGTATTTTATCTGTTTGGTATGTTTAGTTCTTTTTAGCAGTTTGCTTTTCTTTCCCAGGGGCTTGTTTAGTTATTCTTCTAATGTGTTTTAAGAATGATGCAACCAGTCATATCTCACCATACTGTCAACTCATTCATTTAAGTTAGTCAACTATAACTGTCTGTACGGTAGTGGCTCAAGGGCTAGAGGAGCTGCTCTACAACCAGAAGGTCCCTCAAATCCTTGAGTGTCAGCTGTGGCCAGTTCCTCGTCATGGGTAAACTGAGAGGCATAATTCTGTAGAGAATGCCTACTTTGCTTTAAAAGTGAAGAGAGACCGAGCATTCTGTAGGTCTATCCAATAATTTATTGCAGTAGTGACACAATCTCTATTAACTCTTTCCGACTGTTAGGGGAAACAGGCGCAGTGGACATTTCAAACTTGTAGTGTTGAAGTAGGGGAACAGTTTCTCGGTAAACATATCAGTGAAGCTATACAAAGTCATATTTGCAGATGGATCTGAGAATGACACCTCCCCATGCTCGTAATCCAGTAGGACTCTGATAACTGTAGGTCTTTTGGCTACATTGAATTCAATTGAAGCCTTGACACCAGCCCGGTGCTTCCCTCTGGTGAAGCGTATGCTCCATAATCCACTATCTGGCTGCATTTCCAGGTACTGCTTCCGCTTGATTGACTGCCTCACCACTCCAAGGGTCCAGCTGTCATTGTCACCAACCTCAACATCCCAGCTGTGACGACCAGCAGTGAAGCCATTTGATCCCAGCACGCCAATGTGAAATCGTTCTGGGTTATCAGGTACTGTTTGCTTCTCTTCTGTGTATGTAAGTGAAGTGAGATTATCTGCGATGATGAGCTTGGGTGAAGCCGTGTTTGGGTCCAGAGTCATTGAGCCTTAAGGGAGGAAATCATAATCAATTTATGGCAAACACATTAAGCCATACATTGAGGGAACAGCCTCCTCTGTTTTTGAGCTTTATGCCAGTATTTTGTCTAAAACAATTCCCACAGGAAGTTGACTACAACCTAACAATTGGGCTGGTATAACAAAATGTTGTGTTCCTATACAGTGTAAATCAGGTCCTTTATTGAAAGTAATTTATAATGCAGAGAGGATTTTGTACAGTAATTGTAAATAACTGAATCCTAACATTTGATTGCATAGAACCACAGGACTTTCTACACTTAATCATTCTGATGTTTTAAAAGTGATCATTAATGCATATGAAACATACTCACAGACTGGATAAAATGACTGCAACCACAACTCATGATTCAGAGGGTAGACGTATTTAGCCATGTTGATCAGTGCACCCGACAAATCCTCTGATTTTGGTGTTGAGCATTTGAGTCTGAAAGATAATTCATCATGCATTCTGAGTCTGTTTTACCCTAAGGCAGTAAAAGTTGTCAGGAGAATGAACAAGACATACCTCTCGGGATTTGAATAGTAGTtctgaaaaaagaaaatcagacATATGTATTCTAGAATGCTCAGTATTGTCAGAACTAGAACAATTTTGACAGGTAAAATCAGCCTTTTCTTTGTATGACCAATACAATAATCCAATATTAACATCTGATTTTGGTCGCCTGCCAGTTGAATAAAAGTCTACCTGTAGAAACAGGATGTCATCAGATTCCATTTGAATTTTTACTCTGTCAACAGTTTCTGACAAAGTAGTAATCTCTCCATGAACCCTTTCTATTCTGCTGTCCAGGTCTCTGTGTTTCtgctccttttcctctctcaggGCCACAAGCTTGGCTTCTTCTTCCTTGCGGAGGAACTGATAACATTTTTCAAAGTCCTGAATAATTTGCAGCTCTGCCGATTGTGCCTGAGTCTGGAAACATAGATCAAGATGACACTGTTAAAGAGAGATCATTTGTCTAGTTAATCCTGTCTAGTTTTGTTTATCATCCATATAGTATCCTACCTCTATGTGAGTGACCATGTTTTCAAGatcatgttttgttttcttcaggATGTTGAGGCTTTGATTAAAATCAGAAATCCCGTCTTCCATTTCCTTCTGCACTTAAATCACAAAATAACATTAACTGAAACATTAactgaaaaatgtaaataattCACAATGAACACATTTCAGTGGAAAATTGTGTGACAGAAAAAAGCCTCACCTTTATGTTCCCCACAGCTTCCTCAATGGGAGAACACACATGATTGTTATGTTTTTTTGATGTGTGGCAGATGATACATATAGGCTGCTTGTCTTCAAAACAGAACAATTTAAGCTTCTCCTCATGCAGGGGGCATAGCTGGTCTGGTTGAACAGCCCTGTTTGTTCTTTTTAAAGACTCACAGAGACTCTTGAAGGCCAGGCTCAGTGTGGGCTCCTCAGACGAACACTTCTTCCTGCAGACGGGACACAGTAGAACTTCCAGATCCTTCCAGTACTTCTGCAAGCACTCCTGACAGAAGCTGTGACTACATTTCAGTGTTACAGGGTCCCTGAAGATGTCACAGCATATTGGGCAGGTAAGGTTGGCCTTCAGTTGGTCAGCCATGGGGACAATTTGATGAGGCTCTTTGGTTGTGGCAGCTTGTGAATGCTCTATCTTTAGTTTCATTTACCAGGAAACCTGCTCAGCTAGTCATGTACAGTAAACCCTGCCCTCTCTTCCTACTTTATCTCTTGGCTATTGCAGTACTGTGCTAGTATCTTGCAGTTTAAATAAGAGGGTGTGTTACATATTACCTAATTTCTTTCCTAGGACCGATGTCATTAAATAAGGGAGGTCATACAGAGTTTAAGGTTAAATGTGCTGCACAGTGTTTAATGACAATTATTTGTTTTAGACATGATAATATTTGTTTGGTCTTTTTCTTTCCAAGGTGCTGACAACTCCTGACAACTTTTGTCTTTTCCCTCATCTGGCTTCAACACTGCCACACTGTGCCTTtggcattttattttttattataatcTTTTTCATTTCTGAGATTTCATTGGAACCAGGGACCACAATCAGATGTAATCCCATATAGATGTAATGATGTACAGATGTAATCACACAGGTATACTATTCCATGaacaatgagtgtacagtacaAGCAGTGGGTTCTTTATCAGTTATGAAATGGTGTCAGTTATAGGTTTACCTTTTCCCCTTTTACAGATGCAACTGGAGTAGAGATGGCTAAAATCTATGCAGGAAAGACGTAGTTCATCTGGTAGTGGCGCCCCAAAAATTCTTCAGACGGACAAAGAACTGACATCTTTGAGTGTAGCTGCTTGTGATTTTGTGAATTTTATATGTAACTTCAATAATCATTTCACTTTGTTGAAAGTTACACCTATCCCAACAGCTCTCTTTCATGTAAGTTGGTGTCTTATCCAACCAATAGAGTAACTTCTCTGCTGTGTGACTGAAAGTAGCAGGAGTGTACCTGTTCCCTGGGGTCTATATTCCCAGGGCCCTATATGAACTTGGGAGTGCAGCCAACAATTTAGGGTAGCATACTCAACCCTGCTAGGTATAAtgttttacaaaaaaatatgcTACATACATTATGTAAACACAaaagcagttttaattattctttattgttCTTTTTAGCTATTTGATTTTCACTGGAAACACACATGAAACGTATCTCTCtctgagacacagacacacacacaccaggggtgTTAAGTTTTGAAAatgagtgcagatgcatgtaggctatactctgttaggttttagtaaagcatggtttagtggaatacctgttccactAAACaggcgtgcaagcagattcgtTCAAATGTGcagctgactatcaaaatacagatgcgctgtttgaagttgcgctgcttgctgttaaagggaatgacagatgtaattttcattggtttaaagtccaaaacacacccatgactgattaagaaacatgaGAACCGCCTTGTTGTGCCAGGCGTCCGATGTTTGATAAGAGTTTGAcaacaaaaccacccccaatgtggactggacaaatcCCTAAGCTATTAGCGggtgaccatgcattttagatCGCTGATAGGGccctaagaaggctcgacacaacatgaaactttgctcGAAGTATCAAAAGAGTCTCTACACATTAACTCGAGCCTTGAGAAAATATCAGCATAGTTTGCACAATTAAAATAAAGACTTAAAAATAAATGGTGTTCCAACTAAAGTGATCTTGACAACATTCACACGCACATCATTGTGATGATCCATTTAGTTATTTATTGTATTGATACACAAATTAAGTCTATTTGTTTTTTTCAGACTGTTAAGGAAAATAGGCACAGTGGACATTTCAGTCCCTCGCCATGGGTAAACGGAGAGGCATACATCTGTAGAGCATTATGGCGAAAGCCTACTTGGTTCATTTAAAAGTGACAAGACAGAGCTCTCTGTTGGTCTATTCAATCATTTATTACAGTAGTGATACAAAATCTATTAGCTCTTTCAGACTGTTAGGGGAAACAGGCGCAGTGGACATTTCAAACTTGTACTGTTGAAGTAGGGGTACATTTCCTCGGTAAACACATCAGTAAAGCTGTACAAAGTAATATTTGCAGATGGATCTGAGAATGACACCTCCCCACCCTCGTAATCCAGTAGGACTCTGATGACTGTAGGTCTTTCGGCTACTTTGAGCTCGGCCCGAGTCTTGACACCAGCCCTGTACTTCCCATTGATAAAACGGATGCTCCACAATCCACTCACTGGTTGCATTTTCAGCAGCTGCTTCCGTTGGATTGACTGCCTCACCACTCCAAGGGTCCAATTGTCATTGTCACCGACCTCAACATCCCAGCTGTGACGACCAGCAGTGAAGCCCTTTGATCCCAGTACGCCAATTTGAAATCGCTCTGGGTTATCAGGTACTGTTTGCCTCTCCTCTGTGTATGTAAGTGAAGTGAGATGATCGGCAATGATGAGCTTGAATGAGGCCGTATTTGGGTCCAGAGTCATTGGGCCTTAAGGGAGGGAATCATAATTTATTGCACATTCAGCAATACATTCAGGAAACAGCCTTTTTAACTTGATACCAGTATTTTGTACCACAGGAAGTTGTTTATCACAGTTGACTACAGCCTGATAATGGACTGGTACAACAAATGTTTACAGCTCAcaatattaaaggtgctctaagcgatgctgggtaacgtcacttctgttgactttcaaacaaaacagagagctagctcgctacttcctccccctccctcccgtgctgctcccatgcaattgaaactctcctataAACtagcatctcgtctgtgatttactggaacagtttgttatgtttttatgggctaggttggcCCAGGtggtttttgttgccgtttttggagcctgggctgtccacagagatcgcattttttttacagtgtattcaggacacagacagctagcagttggttaggtgatgtttgtagtaagtgacataaaatgttttagcctaaaaaacgtgtggcatcgcttagagcacctttaatcagGTGCTTTATTGAAAGTAATTAAAAATGCAGAGAAGATTTTGCAATAGTAAATGACTGAAGCATAATATTTGTCTTCATAGAACCACATGACTTTCTACACATAACCATTCTTTTATCACTTTAAGTAATCATTTACGGTATACACATGAAACATGTTCAAGCACTCACAGGCTTGATGAAATGACTGTAACCACAGTTCATGATTCAGAGGGTAGACGTGTTTGGTCATGTCGATCAGGGCACCTGACAAATCCTCTGATTCTGGTGTTGAGCATTTGAGTCTGAAAGATAGTTCATCATGCACATTGAGTCTGTATTACCTTAAGGTAGTACAAGTTGGCAGGAGAATAAACAAGACATACCTCTCGGGATTTGAATAGTACTTCTGAAAAAGAAAATCACACATACGTATTCTAGAATGCTCAGTCTTGTTAGAATCAGAACAATTTTGACAGATCAAATCAGATAAAAACCTTTTCTTGGTATATGATGTGACCAATACAAACATCCGATATTAACATCTGCTTTTGGTCAAGCCTACCTGTAGAAACAGGATGTCATCGGATTCCATTTGAATTTTTACTCTGTCAACAGTTTCTGACAAAGTAGTAATCTCTCCATGAACCCTTTCTATTCTGCTCTCCAGGTCTCTGTGTTTCtgctccttttcctctctcaggGCCACAAGCTTGGCTTCTTCTTCCTTGCGGAGGAACTGATAACATTTTTGTCCTATATAACATAAGTCCTGAATAATCTGCAGCTCTGCCGATTGTGCCTGAGTCTGGAAACATAGATCAAGATGACACTGTTAAAGAGAGATCATTTGTCTAGTTAATCCTGTCTAGTTTTGTTTATCATCCATATTATCCTACCTCTATGTGAGTGGCCATGTTTTCAAGgtcatgttttgttttcttcaggATGTTGAGGCTTTGATTAATATCAGAAATTCCATTTTCCATTTCCTTCTGCACTTAAATTACAAAATTAATCACAAATAAATCATACCTGATAAAAATGAATATGATATTAAAATGTATATATGCATTAACTAAAATATTATAAATAACTAATAATGAACTAATTTCAGTTCAGTGGTGTGCTGCTTAAAGGGATGATGTGACACAGAAAAAAGCCTCACCTTTAAATCCTCCACAGCTTCCTCAATGGGAGAACACACAtgatttttatgtttttttgatGTGTGGCAGATGACACAAATAGGCTGCTTGTCATCGAAACAGAACAATTTAAGCTTCTCCTCATGCAAGGGGCATAGCTGCTGGTCAGGTTGAACAGCCCTGTTTGTTCTTTTTAAAGACTCACAGAGACTCTTGAAGGCCAGGCTCAGTGTGggctcctcagacgaacaatTCTTCCTGCAGACGGGACACAGCAGAACTTCCAGGTCCTTCCAGTACTTCTGCAAGCACTCCTGACAGAAGCTGTGACTACACTTCAGTGTCACAGGGTCCCTGAAGATGTCACAGCATATTGGGCAGGAAAGGTTGTCCTCACACAGAGTGAGTTGATCATCCATGGGGACAGTTTCCAGTTTGCTTGTGGCTGTCGGGACAAACTGTTACTGTTTCAGTTTCGTTTCCAGATAAACAAGCCCTGCCCAGTTTTTGGTCGACTGTTGAATTAACCTTGTTTACACAAGATACGATTTTAGACAAGGTCCATAAAGTCTCACTGTCCTGTTATATTTTCAGTCTTCATATTGTAATAGCCTAAATGAAAGGGTGAAATGGCAATTATGTACTGTATTATGAAATGTACGGTTTTCTACTTTTACATTTACTGCTGCAGTTTTTAATTTGAAATGTAATGTGGCATCATATTATCTGTTCTTAAGAAGGGTAGAAAGAAAAGATAAGCATAGGAAATTCTGGGAACAAACAAGAGTAGATTCATTCAACTCATGCAGTTTAAATGGAAAAACCCTCTGAAAAAAGACTGGGTGGAGAAAAATAACTGTAATTTACCACAGAAAGAGTAAAACAGTACTAAACACAAGATTAAGATTAAAATAGgagtacatacagtactcaaGTTAAATAACTGTGAGGCAGCAATAAGTTATTTTTTTTGATAACACATTGTGCTTTTAATCCCATGTTACTTCTACCAGAATGGGTAGCATGGGTCATGCCAtgcaaagtcaaagtcaaagtcaaagtcaaagtcaaagtcaaagtcaaatgcTTCTGGACAATTGCGATTGGCAGGTCCCTGAGAGGGCTCCTTCATCCATTCCAGAGGGAGTTTAAATGATTGCCTTCAGGTCCACGTTTCAGGACTTCTGTCTGTAGGGTGCCAAGAGGCACTGGGTCTCCTTTACCCCTATAGGGCAATTTGGATGCTTAATGGCACATAGTAATCTGGATGCATGTATTGCACCTTGTACATATTTACATATGTGTTCAACACTTAATTTGTGTGTTCTGTTTCCCAGTACTCAATGATGCACTTTTAGCACTCCGACACTTTTGCTCTGGAGCTTCTATTCACTGTGCTTGTCCTATACTATGTTTTAGAGTGTTGTTGttactgttgatgttgtctTTGTGTATATTTATTGGGCATGGTGAACCGTTGCTACCAATCAGTTTTCCCAAGTGGGAAATTAAGTCCTATTGCTGTAGCCCCATACCTCACCAAATATCTTTTGAAAATATATAGATATTGAGGCCTACATCATCTTTGCCGATAACAGGGTATAATCTCGACTGAATCACTTACACTTGGCCTGGTGCCTTGTGATAAACTTCaaattgtacagtatgtc
This portion of the Alosa sapidissima isolate fAloSap1 chromosome 22, fAloSap1.pri, whole genome shotgun sequence genome encodes:
- the LOC121697662 gene encoding zinc-binding protein A33-like isoform X1: MKLKIEHSQAATTKEPHQIVPMADQLKANLTCPICCDIFRDPVTLKCSHSFCQECLQKYWKDLEVLLCPVCRKKCSSEEPTLSLAFKSLCESLKRTNRAVQPDQLCPLHEEKLKLFCFEDKQPICIICHTSKKHNNHVCSPIEEAVGNIKKEMEDGISDFNQSLNILKKTKHDLENMVTHIETQAQSAELQIIQDFEKCYQFLRKEEEAKLVALREEKEQKHRDLDSRIERVHGEITTLSETVDRVKIQMESDDILFLQNYYSNPERLKCSTPKSEDLSGALINMAKYVYPLNHELWLQSFYPVCSMTLDPNTASPKLIIADNLTSLTYTEEKQTVPDNPERFHIGVLGSNGFTAGRHSWDVEVGDNDSWTLGVVRQSIKRKQYLEMQPDSGLWSIRFTRGKHRAGVKASIEFNVAKRPTVIRVLLDYEHGEVSFSDPSANMTLYSFTDMFTEKLFPYFNTTSLKCPLRLFPLTVGKS
- the LOC121697662 gene encoding zinc-binding protein A33-like isoform X7, whose amino-acid sequence is MDDQLTLCEDNLSCPICCDIFRDPVTLKCSHSFCQECLQKYWKDLEVLLCPVCRKNCSSEEPTLSLAFKSLCESLKRTNRAVQPDQQLCPLHEEKLKLFCFDDKQPICVICHTSKKHKNHVCSPIEEAVEDLKKEMEDGISDFNQSLNILKKTKHDLENMVTHIETQAQSAELQIIQDFEKCYQFLRKEEEAKLVALREEKEQKHRDLDSRIERVHGEITTLSETVDRVKIQMESDDILFLQNYYSNPERLKCSTPKSEDLSGALINMAKYVYPLNHELWLQSFYPVCSMTLDPNTASPKLIIADNLTSLTYTEEKQTVPDNPERFHIGVLGSNGFTAGRHSWDVEVGDNDSWTLGVVRQSIKRKQYLEMQPDSGLWSIRFTRGKHRAGVKASIEFNVAKRPTVIRVLLDYEHGEVSFSDPSANMTLYSFTDMFTEKLFPYFNTTSLKCPLRLFPLTVGKS
- the LOC121697662 gene encoding zinc-binding protein A33-like isoform X4, with the protein product MDDQLTLCEDNLSCPICCDIFRDPVTLKCSHSFCQECLQKYWKDLEVLLCPVCRKNCSSEEPTLSLAFKSLCESLKRTNRAVQPDQQLCPLHEEKLKLFCFDDKQPICVICHTSKKHKNHVCSPIEEAVEDLKKEMENGISDINQSLNILKKTKHDLENMATHIETQAQSAELQIIQDLCYIGQKCYQFLRKEEEAKLVALREEKEQKHRDLESRIERVHGEITTLSETVDRVKIQMESDDILFLQNYYSNPERLKCSTPKSEDLSGALINMAKYVYPLNHELWLQSFYPVCSMTLDPNTASPKLIIADNLTSLTYTEEKQTVPDNPERFHIGVLGSNGFTAGRHSWDVEVGDNDSWTLGVVRQSIKRKQYLEMQPDSGLWSIRFTRGKHRAGVKASIEFNVAKRPTVIRVLLDYEHGEVSFSDPSANMTLYSFTDMFTEKLFPYFNTTSLKCPLRLFPLTVGKS
- the LOC121697662 gene encoding zinc-binding protein A33-like isoform X6, producing MDDQLTLCEDNLSCPICCDIFRDPVTLKCSHSFCQECLQKYWKDLEVLLCPVCRKNCSSEEPTLSLAFKSLCESLKRTNRAVQPDQQLCPLHEEKLKLFCFDDKQPICVICHTSKKHKNHVCSPIEEAVEDLKKEMENGISDINQSLNILKKTKHDLENMATHIETQAQSAELQIIQDFEKCYQFLRKEEEAKLVALREEKEQKHRDLDSRIERVHGEITTLSETVDRVKIQMESDDILFLQNYYSNPERLKCSTPKSEDLSGALINMAKYVYPLNHELWLQSFYPVCSMTLDPNTASPKLIIADNLTSLTYTEEKQTVPDNPERFHIGVLGSNGFTAGRHSWDVEVGDNDSWTLGVVRQSIKRKQYLEMQPDSGLWSIRFTRGKHRAGVKASIEFNVAKRPTVIRVLLDYEHGEVSFSDPSANMTLYSFTDMFTEKLFPYFNTTSLKCPLRLFPLTVGKS
- the LOC121697662 gene encoding zinc-binding protein A33-like isoform X3; translation: MDDQLTLCEDNLSCPICCDIFRDPVTLKCSHSFCQECLQKYWKDLEVLLCPVCRKNCSSEEPTLSLAFKSLCESLKRTNRAVQPDQQLCPLHEEKLKLFCFDDKQPICVICHTSKKHKNHVCSPIEEAVEDLKKEMENGISDINQSLNILKKTKHDLENMATHIETQAQSAELQIIQDLCYIGQKCYQFLRKEEEAKLVALREEKEQKHRDLESRIERVHGEITTLSETVDRVKIQMESDDILFLQKYYSNPERLKCSTPESEDLSGALIDMTKHVYPLNHELWLQSFHQACSMTLDPNTASPKLIIADNLTSLTYTEEKQTVPDNPERFHIGVLGSNGFTAGRHSWDVEVGDNDSWTLGVVRQSIKRKQYLEMQPDSGLWSIRFTRGKHRAGVKASIEFNVAKRPTVIRVLLDYEHGEVSFSDPSANMTLYSFTDMFTEKLFPYFNTTSLKCPLRLFPLTVGKS
- the LOC121697662 gene encoding zinc-binding protein A33-like isoform X5 — encoded protein: MDDQLTLCEDNLSCPICCDIFRDPVTLKCSHSFCQECLQKYWKDLEVLLCPVCRKNCSSEEPTLSLAFKSLCESLKRTNRAVQPDQQLCPLHEEKLKLFCFDDKQPICVICHTSKKHKNHVCSPIEEAVEDLKKEMENGISDINQSLNILKKTKHDLENMATHIETQAQSAELQIIQDLCYIGQKCYQFLRKEEEAKLVALREEKEQKHRDLESRIERVHGEITTLSETVDRVKIQMESDDILFLQKYYSNPERLKCSTPESEDLSGALIDMTKHVYPLNHELWLQSFHQACPMTLDPNTASFKLIIADHLTSLTYTEERQTVPDNPERFQIGVLGSKGFTAGRHSWDVEVGDNDNWTLGVVRQSIQRKQLLKMQPVSGLWSIRFINGKYRAGVKTRAELKVAERPTVIRVLLDYEGGEVSFSDPSANITLYSFTDVFTEEMYPYFNSTSLKCPLRLFPLTV